From a single Nicotiana tomentosiformis chromosome 2, ASM39032v3, whole genome shotgun sequence genomic region:
- the LOC104120544 gene encoding uncharacterized protein isoform X2 — translation MERHLTVTKPSRSDEVLDEHQQLQITNQVKALFDAQAPKRLAKPNRSEPDSVSPTTLLEDFPIPELDNLRSLQTQGGSIFSENSNCSEQEEFVETRYYNELVSIDKQHHTTGSGFIKMVNQTDGNIYNLQLNGGHENGRAREFNTNPARNDWIPSSEDYQVGFTSSKPNRSESD, via the exons ATGGAACGACATCTAACGGTGACCAAACCTAGCCGGAGCGACGAGGTTTTGGACGAACATCAGCAGCTCCAAATCACCAACCAAGTCAAAGCCCTGTTCGATGCTCAAGCACCTAAAAGACTCGCCAAACCTAACCGTAGTGAACCTGATTCAGTCTCGCCGACAACCCTTTTAGAAGATTTCCCTATTCCAGAACTTGACAATCTCCGATCTCTTCAGACTCAA GGTGGTAGTATCTTTTCTGAAAATAGTAATTGCTCGGAACAAGAAGAGTTTGTGGAAACACGGTACTACAATGAGTTGGTTTCCATTGACAAACAGCATCACACG ACTGGAAGTGGGTTCATAAAGATGGTCAATCAAACGGATGGTAACATTTACAATCTTCAATTGAATGGTGGTCATGAGAATGGCAGAGCCAGAGAGTTCAACACTAATCCAGCGAGAAACGACTGGATTCCCAGCAGTGAAGATTATCAG GTTGGATTCACGTCCTCAAAACCCAACCGGAGTGAAAGTGATTAG
- the LOC104120544 gene encoding uncharacterized protein isoform X1: protein MERHLTVTKPSRSDEVLDEHQQLQITNQVKALFDAQAPKRLAKPNRSEPDSVSPTTLLEDFPIPELDNLRSLQTQGGSIFSENSNCSEQEEFVETRYYNELVSIDKQHHTTGSGFIKMVNQTDGNIYNLQLNGGHENGRAREFNTNPARNDWIPSSEDYQAYYSGWIHVLKTQPE, encoded by the exons ATGGAACGACATCTAACGGTGACCAAACCTAGCCGGAGCGACGAGGTTTTGGACGAACATCAGCAGCTCCAAATCACCAACCAAGTCAAAGCCCTGTTCGATGCTCAAGCACCTAAAAGACTCGCCAAACCTAACCGTAGTGAACCTGATTCAGTCTCGCCGACAACCCTTTTAGAAGATTTCCCTATTCCAGAACTTGACAATCTCCGATCTCTTCAGACTCAA GGTGGTAGTATCTTTTCTGAAAATAGTAATTGCTCGGAACAAGAAGAGTTTGTGGAAACACGGTACTACAATGAGTTGGTTTCCATTGACAAACAGCATCACACG ACTGGAAGTGGGTTCATAAAGATGGTCAATCAAACGGATGGTAACATTTACAATCTTCAATTGAATGGTGGTCATGAGAATGGCAGAGCCAGAGAGTTCAACACTAATCCAGCGAGAAACGACTGGATTCCCAGCAGTGAAGATTATCAG GCTTATTATTCAGGTTGGATTCACGTCCTCAAAACCCAACCGGAGTGA